Below is a genomic region from Argiope bruennichi chromosome 3, qqArgBrue1.1, whole genome shotgun sequence.
ttaatgtttttaaaggatttttgtaTTTAGTTAATATCTATtcacatttatatttgaaataatcttaCCTATTACCAAGGTAAAATCATGATATTGATTGGTATCATTATACTTTTGTCATTCACTATTAGCAAATTGCtttatgatttctaaaaatatcttgtgaaagaaaatgaaatcttattataatgcaaatttcaagctatcatgtgagaacattattattttttaggtcatttaccagtttgaaacaatcctGAGACTTCTctgtctctctatatatataatgataatttttttaaattttcattttcaatttttctagctgacaaacaaagttttggacctcgaccgattttgagatgaaaaaaaaaaccccatcgtttttctaattatcgacgcatgcgtaatccgatagtctcgtgattgtttcaaaccagtttaaactggttaatgacttaaattaattaagacaatttgcAAGAATTcggagaatgaataatttggaaatcaagttgtaactttagttggcgataaatcgccaaatgtggcaACCTTCAgcatcatctatacttataataaagctcaatgtgtgtgtgtgtgtgaatgaattatatgataatcaaaatttgaagttttaaaatattttgatgaagaagctattaaagtagaaattgcataaaatatttaattattaaaatttttaacgaacattaagattggcgaaccggctggtcgccaaaggcggctagttttttaATAAGTCTAAAAGCGAcagttgcctacgcattttggaGGCttcaaaaaactcaaactaaaacatcatcatgttctcacatgataaaaagaaaagatgaagttgctgattaatgtttaaaaaaaatattcatatggcTAACTATGACTTGCAGtgattaaaaagtgaataaacttttaatagaatttacttttttctatagATCTTTTTCCTGTCTACTTCTTActaccaaatatatataaaagtagtcaaattttaaacattatatgtGACATTATTCTAAAagattgttttcaataatttgtcaatttcattttaaattgaatctaGCAAGATTTTAGTTGCAATTTTCTAgctaagaaatgataaaataaattgtcaTCTGAAAACCCTTTAAGAATCAAGTGCTATGCCaaattgatataatatatttataaatctaataggtatatttcattttctctttcaatacctaatctttttcttttgaaaacacaAAAGGGATTACAAAAATATGCTCAAATTTTTTCCTCTACTCGGAATTAGACCAAGTGATAAATCTGCAGATTTCAGAGAAACAGCATGACTGTTAATTCAAAGTGGTGGTTAACACAGGCCCTATTTGCAAAATACAGTTctttatttcgaaaattcaaattagcaagttgtgtatattttttaacaagCTAATTCTCaagttaattcataattattagatttcttcaaaattatcttGTGATGGaaacatatttcaaatcaaacttcagcaaaatactttattctaaaaacacatttttattcaacatcaaaaaaaaaaaaagaaagataacaaATGTCAAATTTGCCCTTCAGTGAGCAATAtgcaatagattttttaattgaaattcatttcataaaaatgcaaagaaattcaTCACAATAAATAAGATTGTTTTTGATTCAGCTATAGACTTTTATAGCAGCATTTCCATGCTTAGAAAAgtgtaaaatgattttcataaaatttatttaaaacaaaatacttttaagtaggactaaaaaatactttcaagtatataaatattgttaaatcttTGGCAAACTTTGATGATAGGCACACGGGGAAAAAAATGCACATATGGCACTGACTACAAAAACATGGcactcaaaaataaaaagcacATTATTATACATTCAAAAGCAGTCATGGCTCCATGATTCGTCATCTGAAGCCATTCTTGAGGAGTAACTTGAAGGCACTGGTATTCCTGACCTAAAAGgcaaaaaatcaactttttcatttttagaaattaaattatgtaattagacatttaataatttaaaaaaacctatGCCATAAGAAGTGTATAgaaaattcaagtaatttttggGACCTATCACTGGTTTGGaagaattaaagtatattttttaaatcgaaaagcaattaaaaagaatcaaatttaatttttaggaaaaaataatatatttttaaaaatttaaatcctatttgttaaaaataataaatgaataaaacatcctttaattcaatatttgaactTGCTATATGTGCGGGGAAAAAATATaagtgtttcaaaaattttttattccaaacattcagtttaattatatCTTCCAATttctcaagattaaaaaaataaacaaaaatgaaatattttttttttttgctgtattgcTCCCATATTATGCTACTAGTGATATTCTAATTCATACATTATAAAGGTagatgcaacaaaatattttactagttAAAGCATTGCGTAAATTAgtattggaaataaataaatatatgactgATAATGCAATTAGTTTTTCTTAAAGTTAGCATTCCAATCATAAAGAAGAATTTGGTGTGGGAATTACAAGATTACAGTTATATGCAAATTTGTTGATAATGTCTATGGATGTAAGTCACTCTTCACTAATACTACTCATGTTTTTGTAactgtaacaaattttaaatacaatccaagtgaataatttttaaataaataatgtgatgTTGTGAActtctaaacaatgaattttaattacaattaatgaatgaatatcacCTTTCAAAGTTGCAGTCAACTCTttgtaaaaatttagtaaattacggtcaatttgtgaatattatcagaactatatttaaaaaaattgtcatgtacatgatgaatttgtaatttttcttttaaaagaaataaatgggcCTTTGAATACActcatatttttaagttatctctAAACTTAGCAAGATTCAAAGCTTCCAATTCTGACTTGAAGAAGTGGAAATGAAATGTGTGCAAATCGCATGATAATAGTCAAATGCATGCACGTTtagattattaaaagaataaaacaaaaacatttgcaTTTGCAAAATTAGTCAGCAACACTGGACCTTTGAAACAACGGACCTTGTGCACTCACCCCCCCCCCTTAAGAAATCGCTAACACAAGGAATAAATGGCAAGTAGATATTAAATCAGAACTTTAATTTGATTACCTTACAGATGGCCCTGGACTAGGTATTTTTGATGATAGTTTGCAACCTTTCAGATCCTCCTTGCGTGGGGAGGCTGGACTATTGGCACGTTTTGGTGAGCAATTGTGCACTGTAGAAAGGGGCTTGCGCCTCGAAGGGGAATGTGAAGTATTCTCCGCATTCGGTGGGACTGTCTTCAGATCTTTCGGTGGATTCCGTCGTGGTTGAGTAGGGCTCTGTAAGTATGGAGATGAACTGGTATTTCTTTGGTACAGAGTAGGGGATGACATaggagataaatattttgaaccacTGCCTGGTGCAGAGTCCCGACGTATAGAAGAGTTGCTCCTTGCATGGGAGAGAAATGGTGTTGATTCTCGACGTGGGGAGGGAGATAATGCATTCAGATCCTTACGAGATGAAGAATTGCTCCGTGAATGAATTCTGTAAGATGAGGGTAAAGTTCGAGATTCACAATAATCGGCAAGAGGTGATGTCAGTTTACTTTGAGAAACACTGGATGAAGcctaaaaatatatagagagacaaaaaataaacagttacaaacgaataataatatgcaatttgAATATTCACAATGTATAATATCATAATacttattattcagaataaaaaaacaattgcatccccaataaaaaaaaattaaataaatattctcacacaatttaattgtaaaaatcaattctttgaaaaaaatgttatgagaATTACATATcataattccaaatcttataattaaattatttttattaaatatttctacataaCTGAAATAGAGCTTACAGATGATACATtccattgaaaattaaattattttttagttaactGATTTTTCagttaagtaaaaatttgaaaagaaaaaaagaaagcaaaatatctgtttaaagaattaaaaaaaaaaaattaaatcttgaaacaGCTATAAAAAAGAGAGTTTTAAgggttgaaaaagaaattttagaattcaatagaagcatttaaattttttaatttattttaatactactGGTTGATTTAAACCatgtgttttattaataattgatattcctattttgaatttaataattatttgtaattgttttgtattttaaatgtaacaGGCAAGCAACTGTAATTTGTCACTGCAATTATCTGTAAATCAGTAATTTATATTTcgcattatttgtaataataaattaacataaatgtttttatattcaattataaaaattaagtttttgattagagaatataattaataatttgttagaGAAATATTTGAAGTAGTATTTTGACAGTTTCTTTTGTTTAGATCcttcctaaaatatataattataatataatatatataaacatataattatattattttttatatttatattgcaacATGTTGTTTTAGATTTATAATCAATTGTtgagatgttttaaaaatttcagcaacaATCATGATACCCTTTATTATGATTAACATAATATTACTTGTACTCCAAAGAGTAGCttcaatgtttcttaaaattcttatacaGTTTAGAAACAaagtaatttgttaaaatttccagtattttttatgtataaaaaatattatatactgttttaataatttttttagcttattctatccattaaaaaattaaatttcataaaaatatattaatttttatgttaaataatttataaaaatgtttttagttatgTACAATTGCAGTGATTCTGAGTAGGAAGAAAACCAGGACACTAATATAATTCGTAACCATAAATAAGTGCTGCATGTTTAGCCAGGAAAAAAGTCAGGgaaatttttttcacagtttCTGTAGCACCCTGACATATCAGATCATCATATAGCAATTTACTGATAGTATAACAGcatataataatgttaaaatcattctataactataatatttatctgtaggaaaataatgaaaaaatgttacATAGAGCTTTCTATacatagaaattataataaatttaaaataaccattGTCATAAATTCCAAGTATGATATACAACACAATGCACAATATATAGACAGCATTcacagatttaaaaacaaattacatgAAATCCTGCTCCATTCAATGGCAATCTTGAAGGAGATGGAGACAGTGGCAATGGACAGACTAATTTCTGATCAAGAgatttttttgactttttagaTCTTAAACTGTAATATCCTGGATTAATGTTTGGAAGACTGCCTCGATGTGCATCTGCAAAGagaagtgaaataatttaatattttttatgtcatttaaaaatttttaagtaataattatcaGACAAAAATATTACactactaaaatttatttacaaatatcaaattcCTTCAACAGATTTGACATATTTCcaaaggaaatatttgaattaaaatcactAATATGCACTTCTTAAAACATATAGCAAGTAAACAGCTATATTACTTGCCTTGTTGGTGTAAAAAGGAAGAACTACCAAATTGATTTTGTTTCTTCAAAGTCTGCATAGGAACTAAAGGTGTGTAAGCAGCTTCATCATCCAATTTCCCATTGCATACATTAAGAGCTATGAATGTAAACAAAATGTAACATATACTgaacaacaaattaaatattaaattctaaagttTTCCCCTTTTTTGCCCTTCCTCCCTGCTAGCCTGGACAAAGCAAACTCCTTGctaatctctctctctatatttttAAGCTAGCTTTTGAAACAAAAGAATGCAAAAGTAAATTACTATACTTACAATACCCGCACAGCGCTGCCCATGGCATAATATCCAAAaggaaaaattagcatttaactTAAGtctgatttattttatctctgtaattcaattgcagtgcaaTTTAAAGAAAGACAGTAACTTTGCTCTACAGAAGACTCTGCTTCCataagtgtggacattctttctctgatattcgctaaccaaACGTTTCTTTCTTCTGCATTTTCATTATAGTGCAACAAAgtgttttggcatttaatgtcaTCCGGCCAAGGTTCGATTTCCTTTTTTTTGGTCCTAATGAGTATTGAATTGCTGTTTAAAATTagatgtaaataaagaaatgtatccCATATGCacaccacagctcttgctatttgcacataTGCAGTTTGAGGTTTTCACACATTTGCGCATTAGTGCAAaacacagatactgctgttttatgCATTAGCGAAAcatagtaggaaaataattaaaaataccctACAAAATGgcacaaatatctccaaaatcagttaagtatttctcgagtttttctctttccaACATACAAATGATTTCagaagacttcattttatactatgtatgaTTAACTGGAAACTTTTCTAAAAGGCAGcttctttaatagtttttaaaaattttatgacacTGACAGATGGGAAAAACATTGATTTTGACACAATTTAACATGGTAATTGTGACAAAAGAAAACATGAATCAATATTATATGAATTACTTACCTTCAACTGAAGCTGGTTTACTAAACTTTgatttaagaaaacaattcttATCTGAACGGCCtctcttttctaaaaaataatatatttcatgataataTTAGAGAATTCTGAAcatatgttgttaaaaatttaatataatgaatagcGAAAAAAATTCGGATTTACAACTCAAGCAAACAATTATGCTATAATGTAACATGAGAAAAGCTTACTTTATAACAttaatgaatttaacattttatatataaataatttcaatataaatattcatatgtgTTATTGAATGCTTTcatataaattctgaataaaatttaaaaagtaatggcAAATGTATAAACTACACAATATCATAATGTCTACTTAAGAATAAAAGATGTAAAAGCtacaaaggaatttaaataaaacataaaaataattagagaagACATATATCTCTGATTATACTATATCCGAATTAATATAGCAAATATCATTTGACACAGAATTagtaaaatctatcaaaattattttagataaggaaaaataatttttctaagacattctgattagttttaatattacttttctctcttttaatagttatttaaaaaaagtttgcatcataaacaataatttatctttctaaTTATACTACTTTGATTATTCAAGCATTTgattctctaatttaaaaaagtttataacaaaattccaaccaattttattgtttagattgtttttttttttgttttttttaattccatggaatttaattcaaatctatcTTGAGAGtgtaaatttgttgttgttgtcgtgttcATGGCATAATATTGTCAAAGGTCCATAGGACCACTGCCACCAGCTTTGGTGCTTCAGGACTGTAAAGAATCTCCTGAAGTAGATCCATCACTGGTAACCAGCCAAGCTTTAAGATATCTGCGGTAATAGATGGGCACTCGAAAATGCATCTTGGTGTGAGCTAAGTTTCCAGACAGTTCTTGCAATAAATATAGGTTCTTGTCCCATCAGGAAGGATCTTCATTCCCTTATATTGATATGTTCTTGATCTAGCTAATGTAATTGTTACATTTCTAGGGAAATCAGTCAGTGATTAAAGGCTTCCTAAAGGGCTGATTTATAAGTCTACATCTGGCCACTGCATTCATATCTGCAAGTTGATGGTGGAACTAGGTTGGACAAGATTTTGTGTATCTTTGGCTAAAGCAACCGCATACTCATTACCCTCGATATTTGCATGTGGAAGTATCCACTACAGAACACAAGATTTCCTCTTGCAATGCAGTTGATTGAGTAAGTCATTTATAGTAGAGGTGATGTTTGTGTCTCCGTTTACGATGGCCACTAAGACCAATTTAGAATCTGAGAATACAACCAGTCCCTCATCAAGGTCCATAGATTGAGAATCAGGTAAAAAGTTAAGGCTTCTTTGATTACCAAAACTTTGCTGGTGAAATGGGAGGAAATCAAACCTGTATTAATTTTAAGATCGACCTTTTTATCATGTGGAAGAATAAAGAACCTCCACCTCTATTGAGGGATTTATCTGAAGAACAGTCGGTGAAAACAATTCCCAGGTTCACCTGGGAGAACTTTTCAATGATTTCTAGATCCTTTTGCCCAAGTATAATGGGATCCCCTTTTTTAGAGCAGGGTTGAAGCAAGATTCAGATTAATCTTTGTGTTCGCCGTTGGTGTTCTCGGAAAGGGATGTTCCAAAAGGAAATTTAGGGATGAATGCTACAATTGGGACAGTCTTATAATATGTCTATCCAGCTGGAAAGTTGAGGATCTTTTAAACCTGGTTGAACATTTTCAATCATTGAAAAGTTTGGTAGAGATATGATCATTGCTATTGAAGCAAAGTCTACTGGTAAACTTGATGGTGGCAAGGTTGCGTCTATTTTCTAAAGGCGGTAGGTTACATTCCTGTTCCACCTTTTCATTGTTGGTTGAGGAGACAGCaccaattataatttttgagacTCTATGTTGCACAGAAtcctgttgtttttttaaaacagaagttGAAGCCATAGCCCATATTGAGACAGCATACCCGAGCACTGGTCTAATTAATAATAGTGCAGTATTTACTTTTCAAGGATTGAGATCTTGAACCccacattatttgaaatatattcaacgTGCTTCTTAAAGTGAAGTTCTGGATGCAAAATAATGCCTAGGTAAGTAGGGGAAACAACCTTTTCAATTTGTTGGTCTTTGATCTTGATGTTAACAGGCAAGTGCCTCTGTGACATATACCAGTAAAAAACATGCAATAAATAGTCTTACTTGCTTTGATGGATAGTTTTAAATAGTCTCCCATTTTGTGATGCCCTCCATAATTTTGTTCAGGGCATTTTCTGACACTGTAATGTCTTTGTGAGAGTACCAGATTATATCATCAGCATAGCATGCTATTCTCGTGTGAGGATGAATATAGGGATGTATAGTGTTGATATAGACTAGGAAGAGGAGAGGACTCAAGATTGAGCCCTGAGGAATTCCTGCCAACATCCTATGTGGCCTGGAAAGCCCTCAGGGGATCCTGTCACCCCTAGAGGGTGCATCGCCAGGTGGCGGATAGGGGAATGCCTCTCTAATGGTTTACCATTGTGTGGTGTAAGAGGGAAATAAAGTACCACCCATGGACCAGCAAATAGAAGTCCAACCTCTCTGAGGCAATGGCAAACCTCTTTTTATGGATAGTGCAATATTTAGTGAAGTGTAAACTTTCAATTCATATTATAATCAATGAAGTTTCCAATGAATCAAAGCTGTGCAAtatcatatttttgatatatctGTCTTATTCCCTTTTGAATTCTATGAAACCATTAaacctttaacattttttttttatataaaatcacttgttatttttatttatgttgaaaattGCTAATTCAGTAAGTTAATGCCACAATTGATTGAAAACTaatatattacacaaaaaaataataatattattgttttattatatttagcaaATGGTAAgctagaaaatgtttaaattgaataataactTAACAAAAGAAAGGAGATGAAATTGTTTGTTCTTCTTATAATTTGACATGTTCATAACTTATTTGTTAatgctctattttatttttctatataacctctataataaaatcttgatgctgtttttagaaattcaatgtttttttttattcaagtatggcatttaagaaatatttacatttggatATGCTATCAAACATATGGCATTAACAACTTCATATAGGGTAtatactatagtctgtgtattttctataGGCAGTTCAAGGTCATGCTTTCTACCAATaatgaggtagaaaatgtgatctTGAACCACTTACAGAATATAGACtataattcatttcctttttgcTAAAAGTGCAGAGAAAATGTAGTGCTagggattttatatattatagtcggttaatttagaaaaataaattatgacaaTCATCATGtcttattaaattacaaatgctATCCAACTgtcaattttagtaaataaatgacaATCATGATGCTTTTTTCCACATACACTGTTGCAAATTAACTACagaatttacttattaatttttaaaaatctgatattaagtttttaatattaagttttccaacatttcttttattccaaaatacacatttaaaaagtGACCAATCTAAATTTGATactgacttaaaaaataaataaattcaaaacataactCACCTACAAGATCC
It encodes:
- the LOC129963815 gene encoding SLAIN motif-containing protein 2-like encodes the protein MADKAKKDDQLQKKKEDSSDRESSVESFHTNKSEFSTAAESELIDVDDIELSDEESWLYKSPKKLPSVDKTLNTYKWLNKDKDNLEVQDTKDALVRKLNQLQKRNDITEKHLTEENISLSKEVPDADNKSVSTDKSAPETNNSSFNTEVSKLCTGKIPSNVQDSESVKGKENDVLDVHRIAQLQEESLRQSTQRFLDLVEKRGRSDKNCFLKSKFSKPASVEALNVCNGKLDDEAAYTPLVPMQTLKKQNQFGSSSFLHQQDAHRGSLPNINPGYYSLRSKKSKKSLDQKLVCPLPLSPSPSRLPLNGAGFHASSSVSQSKLTSPLADYCESRTLPSSYRIHSRSNSSSRKDLNALSPSPRRESTPFLSHARSNSSIRRDSAPGSGSKYLSPMSSPTLYQRNTSSSPYLQSPTQPRRNPPKDLKTVPPNAENTSHSPSRRKPLSTVHNCSPKRANSPASPRKEDLKGCKLSSKIPSPGPSVRSGIPVPSSYSSRMASDDESWSHDCF